One window from the genome of Nicotiana tomentosiformis chromosome 5, ASM39032v3, whole genome shotgun sequence encodes:
- the LOC138892796 gene encoding uncharacterized protein: protein MTPRWCITDGTLDIFGKVADAVRILQEQQAIILGHLARQDQVMTELKQALSGASNNANRRDLIPPVVLANQTTQRIDNNTPRGEVGSGGAGGSISGLNNENDSFKDELLRFMREVNVRMDQIPGTPLVLKGLNSKKYVQLSYKPSAAPVLILKHFKMPKVPKYDGTSDPREHITTYTTAVKQNDLAPHEIEYVLLKTFGETLMRGALTWYSLLLEQSIDFYEMLADSFIKAHGEARKVHAQKADIFRIAQGESELLRGFVTRFKKERILLSTVPDEWTAEAFTKGLNPRSSDASRKLKESLLEFQATTWADVHNRYESKIRI from the coding sequence ATGACGCCACGCTGGTGCATAACAGACGGTACCCTCGACATCTTCGGGAAAGTAGCGGATGCTGTGAGGATCCTGCAAGAACAACAAGCAATCATTTTAGGCCATCTCGCgcggcaggatcaggttatgacggaactGAAGCAGGCGCTATCAGGTGCTTCGAATAATGCGAACAGGCGCGATCTGATTCCTCCCGTTGTTCTCGCAAACCAAACAACACAGAGAATCgataacaacactcccaggggtgaagtCGGCTCCGGTGGGGCTGGAGGGAGCATATCAGGTCTTAACAATGAGAACGATTCATTCAAAGATGAgcttttacggttcatgagggaagtaaacgtccgcatggatcaaatcccgggcACACCACTAGTATTGAAAGGCCTgaactcgaagaagtatgttcaattatcgtacaagccaagtgcggcaccagtACTAATCCTGAAGCATTTCAAAATGCctaaagttccaaagtatgatggaacttcagacccacgggaacatattaccacctacacaacggcggtgaaacaaaatgatctagctcctcacgaaattgaatatgTGTTACTAAAAACATTTGGCGAAACCCTCATGAGGGGagccctaacgtggtattcattactgCTCGAGCAATCCATAGATTTCTatgagatgctcgcggattctttcattaaagctcacGGCGAGGCTAGAAAGGTGCATGCccaaaaggccgacatattcagaatcgcACAAGGAGAATCGGAATTGTTACGAGGGTTTGTCACCCGGTTCAAgaaagaaagaatattgctctcgacggtcccggatgaatggacagctgaagcattcaccaaaggattgaatccgagaagttcagatGCTTCCCGtaagctgaaggagagcctgcttgagtttcaagcaacaacctgGGCAGATGTTCATAACCGGTACGAGTCGAAGATAAGAATTTAA